The following proteins are encoded in a genomic region of Brachyspira pilosicoli:
- a CDS encoding RnfABCDGE type electron transport complex subunit D: MKLYTESSPHIKDGDTTQKIMLRVIIALLPAIIYSVVLFGNRVIILYLASIITCVLCNIIVRKMRKQPVLPDYASVVTALLLVMTLPPSTTITMVVIGGVVAIVFAKEVFGGLGSNIFNPALVGRAFLQVAFPAQMSAYTPPIRVPFLDLFITDWHRTMNAVTGGTQSVDMMTALSQATPLTFMKFTYNNSISTSLIEQIQFEAHYYIQMLLGSTGGAIGETSVILLTIGGIFLIATKTIDWRIPLGMFISLFTVSLVLCLAMPGKFASPIYQVFAGGFVLGAFFMATDMVTCPSSHLGAWIYALLIGAVLAILRAFGSSPEYTMYSILIGNMFMPLIAMYTRPKPFGKKEAINIEKQQGAKQ, encoded by the coding sequence ATGAAGTTATACACTGAATCTTCTCCTCATATAAAAGATGGAGATACTACACAAAAAATTATGCTAAGAGTAATTATTGCTCTTTTACCTGCTATTATATATAGCGTAGTATTATTCGGTAATAGAGTAATTATATTATATCTTGCTTCTATTATTACTTGTGTTTTATGTAATATAATTGTTAGAAAGATGAGAAAACAGCCTGTACTTCCTGATTATGCTTCAGTGGTTACGGCTTTGCTTTTAGTAATGACTTTACCTCCTAGTACCACTATTACAATGGTTGTTATTGGAGGAGTTGTTGCTATTGTTTTTGCTAAGGAAGTTTTTGGAGGTTTAGGTTCTAACATATTTAACCCTGCTTTGGTGGGAAGAGCTTTTTTACAGGTTGCTTTCCCTGCTCAAATGAGTGCTTATACTCCTCCTATTAGGGTTCCTTTTTTAGATTTATTTATTACAGATTGGCATAGAACTATGAATGCCGTTACAGGCGGTACTCAGTCAGTTGATATGATGACTGCTCTATCACAGGCTACTCCTTTAACTTTTATGAAGTTTACTTATAATAATAGTATTAGTACTTCTTTAATAGAACAAATTCAATTTGAAGCTCACTATTATATTCAAATGCTTTTAGGAAGCACTGGCGGAGCTATAGGTGAGACTTCTGTTATACTTCTTACAATAGGCGGAATATTCTTAATTGCTACTAAAACTATAGATTGGAGAATACCTTTAGGAATGTTTATCTCTCTATTTACAGTAAGTTTAGTACTTTGTCTTGCTATGCCTGGAAAATTTGCTTCTCCTATATATCAAGTATTTGCTGGCGGATTTGTTTTAGGTGCTTTCTTTATGGCTACTGATATGGTTACTTGCCCTTCTAGTCATTTGGGTGCTTGGATATATGCTCTTTTAATAGGTGCTGTACTTGCAATACTTAGAGCTTTTGGTTCTTCTCCGGAATATACTATGTATTCTATATTAATAGGAAATATGTTTATGCCTTTAATAGCTATGTATACTCGTCCTAAACCTTTTGGTAAGAAAGAGGCTATAAATAT
- the rsxC gene encoding electron transport complex subunit RsxC: protein MKLGKFRFGGVHPHDSKDTAQIASSTMTQAPKSVLISMAQHIGAPAKMLKNKGDKVQRGEMIGEASGYVSGNVFSSVSGTIANIEIAPPPLGRGANAFLINLDAEANNIDFTLNNNYMTLSAEEMSKKIQNAGIVGMGGATFPTNVKVDGAAKGNCDTLIINGVECEPYITSDYRLMMEHTEDLFKGIEILRKIIPSVKRTVIGIEANKPLAIEEMGKVAKNYNVEVMPLRLRYPQGAEKMLIDATTGRVVPVGKLPMDVNVLVVNVATLYAIYEAVAKDKPLIERIVTVSGDAIKEHKNIWVPLGTPISHIVNECGGLISEDVLVIAGGPMMGASVPNLEQCVNKGTNSLLFLDKNKLPKEVEYPCIKCGRCANACPLHLSPTEIAHTAKSKVKDKLNSLDIATCFECGCCSYICPSKIPLVQWIRYGKDLLRR from the coding sequence ATGAAGTTAGGTAAATTTCGTTTTGGGGGTGTGCATCCTCATGATAGCAAAGATACTGCTCAAATAGCTTCTTCTACTATGACCCAAGCTCCAAAATCAGTTCTAATATCTATGGCACAGCATATAGGTGCACCTGCTAAAATGTTAAAAAATAAAGGGGATAAAGTTCAAAGAGGAGAAATGATTGGCGAAGCTAGCGGATATGTATCTGGAAATGTGTTTTCTTCTGTTAGCGGTACTATTGCTAATATAGAAATTGCTCCGCCGCCTTTGGGAAGGGGAGCCAATGCTTTTCTTATTAATTTAGATGCAGAAGCTAATAATATCGATTTTACTCTAAATAATAATTATATGACTTTATCTGCAGAAGAGATGTCTAAGAAAATTCAAAATGCCGGTATAGTTGGTATGGGAGGGGCTACTTTCCCTACTAATGTTAAAGTTGATGGTGCTGCAAAGGGTAATTGTGATACTTTAATTATTAACGGTGTTGAATGTGAACCTTATATCACTAGCGATTATAGACTTATGATGGAACATACTGAAGATTTGTTCAAAGGTATAGAAATCTTAAGAAAAATCATTCCTTCTGTAAAAAGAACTGTTATTGGTATAGAGGCTAATAAACCTTTGGCTATTGAAGAGATGGGAAAAGTCGCTAAAAACTACAATGTTGAAGTAATGCCTTTAAGACTTCGTTATCCTCAGGGTGCTGAAAAAATGCTTATTGATGCTACTACTGGCAGAGTTGTACCTGTGGGTAAGCTTCCTATGGACGTTAATGTTTTAGTTGTAAATGTGGCTACTTTATATGCTATATATGAAGCTGTTGCTAAAGATAAACCATTAATAGAGAGAATTGTTACTGTATCTGGCGATGCTATTAAAGAACATAAAAACATTTGGGTTCCGCTTGGTACTCCGATTTCACATATAGTTAATGAGTGCGGCGGACTTATTTCTGAAGATGTACTTGTTATAGCAGGCGGTCCTATGATGGGAGCGAGTGTGCCTAATTTGGAACAATGTGTTAATAAAGGTACTAACTCTTTACTTTTCTTAGATAAAAATAAATTGCCTAAGGAAGTTGAATATCCTTGTATTAAATGCGGAAGATGTGCTAATGCATGCCCTCTTCATCTTTCTCCTACTGAGATAGCTCATACAGCTAAGTCTAAAGTTAAAGATAAATTAAATTCTTTGGATATAGCTACTTGTTTTGAATGCGGATGTTGTTCTTATATATGTCCTTCCAAAATACCTTTGGTACAATGGATTAGATATGGTAAAGATTTGTTAAGGAGATAA
- a CDS encoding 3-oxoacyl-ACP synthase III family protein → MVYIKSCKAIYKNKQTSMPASELAMESIKDTIKNIDPLSIDAIICATVTKDYVYPSTACILAGKIEAKNAFCFDIESDFTGFISALRLAYAFIKSNRYKNILVVATESFYICDDTNRFDDASVAAIVSNEKSNIEINFIDSVTDGNALENCYIPMGGTAKPYTKEGVNNKEHFISIKNNTIFEEEAKKAALYIKEILSKNNIEPTYYIPSYSNKNAFDAFVNTLNVSKDIVYSKMENANSSLSASSGVALSMALEDGSIKKNTKLALCSYGSGYTRAVAVLNID, encoded by the coding sequence ATGGTATATATTAAATCTTGTAAAGCTATTTATAAGAATAAACAAACATCTATGCCCGCATCTGAATTAGCTATGGAATCTATTAAAGATACTATAAAAAATATAGACCCATTATCTATAGATGCTATTATTTGTGCAACTGTTACTAAAGATTATGTTTATCCTTCTACTGCTTGTATATTAGCAGGTAAAATTGAGGCAAAAAATGCTTTTTGTTTTGACATAGAAAGTGATTTTACTGGTTTTATATCAGCTTTAAGACTTGCCTATGCCTTTATAAAAAGCAATAGATATAAAAACATATTAGTAGTAGCAACTGAATCTTTTTATATTTGTGATGATACTAATAGATTTGATGACGCTTCTGTTGCTGCTATAGTTTCCAATGAAAAATCTAATATTGAGATAAATTTTATAGATTCTGTTACAGATGGAAATGCTTTGGAAAATTGTTACATCCCTATGGGCGGAACTGCTAAACCATACACCAAAGAAGGTGTCAACAATAAAGAACATTTTATATCTATAAAAAATAATACTATATTTGAAGAAGAAGCAAAAAAAGCTGCGCTCTATATAAAAGAAATCTTATCTAAAAATAATATAGAACCTACTTACTATATACCTTCATATTCTAACAAAAATGCTTTTGATGCTTTTGTTAATACTTTGAATGTCTCTAAAGATATTGTTTATTCAAAAATGGAGAATGCTAACTCTTCATTAAGTGCTTCATCTGGAGTTGCTCTTTCTATGGCTTTAGAGGACGGAAGTATAAAGAAAAACACTAAGTTGGCTTTATGTAGTTATGGAAGCGGTTACACGAGAGCAGTTGCTGTATTAAATATTGATTAA
- the plsX gene encoding phosphate acyltransferase PlsX, with protein sequence MNLSIDVASGEKPLDELVNGAIEALSLNKDVNLILVGNEKDIVKSLSSLKYDKNRVDIQHSDSIIEMTETPAIAVKHKKNASVLVAARLVSDKKSEGFFSPGNTGATLAAALTEIGRLKGVMRPPLVSTLPKIGGEFCMMDMGANVDCSPDYMAQFAVMGRVFAKRYMNINNPRVALLNIGEEDSKGNAAVKKHFERLEKMKKVNFVGNVEPNSMLKSDIADVVLADGFDGNIVLKSIEGSASLIVNLLKKEIKKNPLNMMGAVMMKSVFKNLKTQMSADSYGSAILLGLNGGAFVGHGTTGKDGVKNAVLNMYKFLDAKINEKISKELLDSGVKRRIF encoded by the coding sequence ATGAATTTATCCATAGATGTTGCTAGCGGAGAAAAACCTCTAGACGAATTAGTAAATGGTGCAATTGAAGCATTGTCTTTAAATAAAGATGTGAATTTGATATTAGTTGGTAATGAAAAAGATATCGTTAAATCTTTATCATCATTAAAATATGATAAGAATCGTGTAGATATACAACATAGTGATTCTATCATAGAAATGACAGAAACTCCAGCTATTGCAGTAAAACATAAAAAAAATGCTTCTGTATTAGTAGCAGCACGTTTGGTGTCAGATAAAAAATCGGAAGGTTTCTTTTCTCCAGGTAACACTGGAGCCACATTAGCTGCCGCACTTACAGAAATAGGCCGTTTAAAAGGTGTAATGCGTCCCCCTTTAGTATCTACACTTCCTAAAATAGGCGGTGAGTTTTGTATGATGGATATGGGGGCAAATGTAGATTGCAGCCCAGATTATATGGCTCAATTCGCTGTTATGGGAAGAGTATTCGCTAAAAGATACATGAACATAAATAATCCAAGAGTTGCTCTTTTAAATATAGGTGAAGAAGATAGTAAAGGAAATGCTGCTGTAAAAAAACATTTTGAAAGATTAGAAAAAATGAAGAAAGTAAATTTTGTAGGTAATGTTGAACCTAACAGCATGCTTAAATCGGATATTGCTGATGTTGTACTTGCTGACGGCTTTGATGGTAATATAGTATTAAAAAGTATAGAAGGAAGTGCTAGCTTAATAGTAAATCTCTTAAAAAAAGAAATAAAAAAGAACCCTCTTAATATGATGGGTGCTGTTATGATGAAATCTGTATTTAAAAATTTAAAGACGCAAATGAGTGCCGATTCTTATGGTTCTGCTATATTGCTTGGATTAAACGGCGGAGCTTTTGTTGGGCATGGCACTACTGGTAAAGACGGTGTTAAAAATGCTGTGCTTAATATGTATAAATTTTTAGATGCAAAAATCAATGAAAAAATATCTAAAGAACTTTTAGATTCTGGTGTGAAAAGAAGAATTTTTTAA
- the rpmF gene encoding 50S ribosomal protein L32, whose translation MAVPKHRKSKSKKRSRQAANDKRFLGSLSICPQCGAERMPHRICPECGFYKDRVVKANKNQNAG comes from the coding sequence ATGGCTGTACCTAAGCATAGAAAATCGAAATCGAAAAAAAGATCAAGACAAGCTGCTAATGATAAAAGATTTTTAGGTTCTTTATCAATCTGCCCTCAATGCGGAGCAGAAAGAATGCCGCACAGAATTTGTCCTGAATGCGGATTTTATAAAGATAGAGTAGTAAAAGCTAATAAAAATCAAAATGCTGGTTAA
- the greA gene encoding transcription elongation factor GreA, with the protein MGKPITKEGYDKVKEKLSELKAEFDTLPAIIAEAREKGDLKENAEYHAAREKQGLLQAQISKLESDLAVCEIVDPSKMNKDIVTFGKRVKVKDKNSNAVFEYRIVGELEADMSKNEITIVTPIARGLLTKKVGDVVTIKVPAGDKVLEILEISL; encoded by the coding sequence ATGGGAAAACCTATAACTAAAGAAGGATATGACAAAGTAAAAGAAAAGCTATCAGAATTAAAAGCAGAGTTTGATACTTTGCCTGCTATAATAGCTGAAGCAAGAGAAAAAGGAGACTTGAAAGAAAATGCAGAATATCATGCCGCAAGAGAAAAACAAGGTCTTCTTCAAGCACAAATCTCTAAATTAGAAAGCGATTTGGCAGTATGTGAAATAGTTGATCCTTCAAAGATGAATAAAGACATTGTAACTTTTGGAAAAAGAGTAAAAGTTAAAGATAAAAACTCTAATGCAGTTTTTGAGTATAGAATTGTAGGGGAATTAGAAGCAGATATGTCTAAAAATGAGATTACTATAGTTACACCTATTGCAAGAGGACTTCTTACAAAAAAAGTTGGGGATGTTGTTACTATAAAAGTGCCTGCTGGTGATAAGGTATTAGAAATATTAGAAATTAGTCTATAA
- the plsY gene encoding glycerol-3-phosphate 1-O-acyltransferase PlsY has translation MIIKVLISIVVSYIIGAIPFSFIIGKINGHDVRKEGSCNPGASNVLRVCGKKAGIAAYICDIGKGMIAVIVPAFILSDIILTHSYILIFCAVASILGHVFSVFLGFKGGKGVATSAGSMFMLAPISLLITMIFFFIGLFASRKTVAIGSTVGALAFPIVLSFLYFKANFLYRIFFNVNYVALLPITILLAIFIIIKHIPNYKRMLRGEENSFSKK, from the coding sequence ATGATAATTAAAGTTTTAATAAGTATAGTTGTGTCATATATAATTGGTGCTATACCATTTTCATTTATAATAGGAAAGATTAATGGTCATGATGTGAGAAAAGAGGGCAGCTGCAACCCAGGGGCAAGCAATGTGCTTAGAGTATGCGGTAAAAAGGCTGGTATTGCTGCTTATATTTGCGATATAGGCAAGGGAATGATTGCTGTTATAGTGCCTGCTTTCATTCTTTCTGATATAATTTTAACTCATAGCTATATTTTAATTTTTTGTGCTGTAGCTTCTATACTTGGGCATGTATTTTCTGTATTTTTAGGTTTTAAAGGCGGTAAAGGTGTAGCTACAAGTGCTGGTTCTATGTTTATGCTTGCTCCTATTAGTTTGCTTATTACTATGATATTTTTCTTTATAGGTTTATTTGCTTCAAGAAAAACTGTTGCTATTGGCTCTACTGTTGGTGCTTTAGCTTTTCCTATTGTATTAAGCTTTTTATATTTTAAGGCTAATTTTTTATATAGAATATTTTTTAATGTTAACTATGTGGCTTTACTTCCAATAACTATACTTCTTGCAATATTTATTATAATAAAACATATACCAAACTATAAAAGAATGCTTAGAGGTGAGGAAAATAGTTTTTCGAAGAAATGA
- the der gene encoding ribosome biogenesis GTPase Der, translating to MKNIAILGRPNVGKSTLFNRFAGRRKSIVDPTAGVTRDISIAKTYIDDIAFNVFDTGGLLDTSEDSLNEKVREKALKTATDEAHLLLFVVDAHQTHPDDRHFINTIRKLNKPIILVVNKVDSDSHNNLINEFYSLGIKDIIAISAEHNNGIDDLREKILEVFERVGIDLEAERENSKKEEENKKEDNVLDDDELFEEDDEEYDEDKDNKKQRRLDEYIAKKKIINIAIVGKPNAGKSTLLNTLIGKDRSIVSNIAGTTRDSIDETFNFKGDDICLVDTAGIRKKKNVNTDVEYYSVNRAIKAIEASDVCILMLDVFEGLTDQDKTIANLIIERRKGIIIAANKWDIREKGTTWNDYEAYMKSAFPVLNYAFYARVCATRKNDAEKLLSLAIRVAKTRLQRFETHALTETMVRATREYSISAGGSPFKIFYVTQTGVNPPAFAVFCNHPHKLNSHYKRYLENKFREMFDFRGTPILLNFRKRGKKYDN from the coding sequence ATGAAAAATATTGCTATACTTGGCAGACCAAATGTTGGTAAGTCCACACTTTTTAACAGATTTGCAGGAAGAAGAAAATCAATAGTTGATCCTACAGCAGGAGTTACAAGAGATATTAGCATAGCAAAGACTTATATTGATGATATAGCTTTTAATGTGTTTGACACAGGCGGACTTTTAGACACGAGTGAAGATAGTTTAAATGAAAAGGTTCGAGAGAAGGCATTAAAAACTGCTACAGATGAGGCTCATTTGCTTTTGTTTGTTGTAGATGCTCATCAAACTCACCCAGATGACAGGCATTTTATTAATACTATAAGAAAATTAAATAAACCTATTATTCTCGTTGTAAATAAAGTAGATTCTGATTCTCATAACAATCTAATTAATGAGTTTTATTCTCTTGGCATAAAGGATATTATTGCTATAAGTGCCGAGCATAATAATGGCATTGATGATTTGAGAGAAAAAATTCTTGAAGTTTTTGAGAGGGTAGGTATTGATTTAGAAGCAGAGAGAGAGAATAGTAAAAAAGAAGAAGAAAATAAAAAAGAAGATAATGTTTTAGATGATGATGAATTGTTTGAAGAAGATGATGAAGAGTATGATGAAGATAAAGATAACAAAAAACAGCGCAGACTCGATGAATATATAGCAAAAAAGAAAATTATAAATATAGCTATAGTAGGAAAGCCTAATGCGGGTAAATCTACTTTATTAAATACATTAATTGGGAAAGATAGAAGCATTGTTTCAAATATTGCAGGTACAACAAGAGATTCTATAGATGAAACATTCAACTTTAAGGGTGATGATATTTGTCTTGTAGATACTGCTGGTATAAGAAAAAAGAAGAATGTTAATACAGATGTTGAATATTATAGTGTAAATAGGGCTATAAAAGCAATAGAAGCTTCTGATGTATGCATACTAATGCTTGATGTCTTTGAAGGTTTAACAGACCAAGATAAAACTATAGCAAACCTCATAATAGAGAGAAGAAAGGGAATAATAATAGCAGCTAATAAATGGGATATAAGAGAGAAAGGAACCACTTGGAATGATTATGAAGCTTATATGAAGTCTGCTTTTCCTGTGCTTAATTATGCTTTTTATGCGAGGGTTTGTGCTACGAGAAAAAATGATGCTGAGAAGCTTTTATCTTTAGCCATCAGGGTGGCAAAGACAAGACTTCAAAGATTTGAAACACATGCACTTACTGAAACTATGGTGAGAGCTACAAGAGAATATTCTATATCAGCAGGAGGAAGTCCATTTAAGATTTTCTATGTTACTCAAACAGGAGTTAATCCGCCTGCTTTTGCTGTATTTTGTAATCATCCGCATAAATTAAACTCTCATTATAAAAGATATTTAGAAAATAAATTTAGAGAGATGTTCGATTTTAGAGGAACGCCTATTCTGCTTAATTTTAGAAAGAGGGGAAAGAAATATGATAATTAA
- a CDS encoding rhodanese-like domain-containing protein → MDNNSVNNVNIEKAVELIKTNKDLKLLDIRGPYEVKATGFIEGSMLLDPNDRQIIETIENLDRDKEYLLYCASGGRSSAVSQYMLKKGFKHLNNLINAGYIELSIALENSK, encoded by the coding sequence ATGGACAATAATAGTGTTAATAATGTAAATATAGAAAAAGCTGTTGAACTAATAAAAACAAATAAAGATTTAAAACTATTGGATATTAGAGGCCCTTATGAGGTAAAGGCTACAGGCTTTATAGAAGGAAGCATGCTTTTAGACCCTAATGACCGTCAAATTATAGAGACTATAGAAAACTTAGACAGAGACAAAGAATATTTATTATACTGTGCAAGCGGCGGACGTTCTTCTGCGGTATCGCAATATATGCTAAAAAAAGGATTTAAGCATTTAAATAACCTTATAAATGCTGGATATATAGAGCTATCTATTGCTTTAGAAAATAGTAAATAA
- the rpmE gene encoding 50S ribosomal protein L31 — MKKNIHPEYYETDVNCACGANFKIHSVQKTLHVDICHNCHPFFTGKQKILDTAGRVDKFKKRYGLKK, encoded by the coding sequence ATGAAAAAAAATATACATCCAGAATACTATGAAACTGATGTAAATTGTGCATGCGGTGCTAATTTCAAAATACATTCAGTTCAAAAAACTTTACACGTTGACATTTGTCATAATTGTCACCCTTTCTTTACTGGTAAACAAAAAATATTGGATACTGCTGGTAGAGTTGATAAATTCAAAAAACGTTATGGCTTAAAAAAATAA